A single Camarhynchus parvulus chromosome 5, STF_HiC, whole genome shotgun sequence DNA region contains:
- the ALDH6A1 gene encoding methylmalonate-semialdehyde dehydrogenase [acylating], mitochondrial yields the protein MEAAVASCKKAFWNWSETSVLSRQQIFLRYQQLIKDNLKEISKLITYEQGKTLADAEGDVFRGLQVVEHACSVTSLILGETMPSITKDMDTYTYRLPLGVCAGIAPFNFPAMIPLWMFPMAMVCGNTFLMKPSERVPGALMFLAKLFQDAGAPDGTLNIIHGQHEAVNFICDHPDIRAISFVGSNQAGEYIYERGSRNGKRVQANMGAKNHGVVMPDANKENTLNQLVGAAFGAAGQRCMALSTAILVGEAQKWLPELVDRAKNLRVNAGDQPGADLGPLISPQAKERVCSLIEKGVKEGASLLLDGRNVKVKGYEKGNFVGPTILAKVKPNMTCYKEEIFGPVLVVLEADTLDEAIEMVNSNPYGNGTAIFTTNGATARKYSHLVDVGQVGVNVPIPVPLPMFSFTGSRASFRGDTNFYGKQGVQFYTQLKTIISQWKEEDATIVKPAVVMPTMGN from the exons ATGGAGGCAGCTGTGGCTTCTTGCAAAAAGgctttttggaactggtcagAAACATCTGTTTTGAGTCGCCAGCAAATCTTTCTGCGCTATCAACAACTCATCAAAGACAATCTG aaagaaatttccAAACTCATCACCTATGAGCAAGGGAAAACCCTGGCTGATGCTGAGGGAGATGTTTTCCGAGGCCTCC aggtgGTTGAACACGCTTGCAGTGTGACATCCCTCATCCTTGGGGAGACCATGCCCTCCATCACTAAAGACATGGACACTTACACCTACCGCCTGCCTCTGGGCGTGTGTGCTGGCATTGCACCATTCAACTTCCCGGCCATGATTCCTCTTTGGATGTTCCCCATGGCCATGGTTTGTGGAAACACCTTCTTGATGAAACCGTCTGAGCGTGTACCAGGAGCACTAATGTTCCTTGCCAAGCTGTTTCAGGATGCTGGTGCCCCTGATGGGACCCTGAATATTATCCATGGACAACATGAAG CTGTGAATTTCATTTGTGACCATCCGGATATCAGAGCAATCAGCTTTGTGGGATCTAATCAGGCTGGCGAGTACATCTATGAGAGAGGATCCCGGAATGGCAAGAGAGTCCAGGCCAACATG GGAGCCAAGAATCATGGTGTGGTGATGCCTGATGCCAATAAAGAGAACACCTTGAACCAGCTGGTTGGAGCTGCTTTTGGAGCAGCTGGCCAACGCTGCATGGCCCTGTCCACAGCAATTCTAGTAGGAGAAGCTCAGAAATGGCTGCCAGAGCTTGTAGACAGAGCCAAAAATCTACGAGTAAATGCAG GAGATCAGCCTGGAGCAGATCTTGGGCCTCTAATCAGTCCCCAAGCTAAGGAACGGGTTTGCAGTCTGATTGAGAAAGGAGTAAAAGAAGGTGCCAGCCTTCTCCTGGATGGACGTAATGTCAAAGTGAAGGGTTATGAAAAGGGTAATTTTGTTGGACCAACGATCCTTGCCAAAGTGAAG CCAAACATGACTTGCTATAAGGAGGAAATCTTTGGGCCTGTCCTAGTGGTGCTGGAAGCAGACACTTTGGACGAGGCCATTGAGATGGTGAACAGTAACCCCTATGGGAATGGAACTGCAATCTTCACCACCAATGGAGCCACAGCTCGGAAATATTCTCACTTAGTAGATGTGGGGCAG GTGGGTGTCAACGTTCCAATCCCAGTACCTCTGCCCATGTTCTCCTTCACTGGCTCTCGTGCTTCTTTCAGAGGGGACACCAATTTCTATGGCAAACAG GGAGTGCAGTTCTATACACAGCTGAAAACTATCATTTCTCAATGGAAAGAGGAAGATGCCACCATTGTCAAGCCTGCTGTGGTTATGCCAACTATGGGAAACTAA